A DNA window from Acropora palmata chromosome 12, jaAcrPala1.3, whole genome shotgun sequence contains the following coding sequences:
- the LOC141860558 gene encoding platelet-activating factor acetylhydrolase 2, cytoplasmic-like isoform X2 produces the protein MPPWFSYWRVQKAFPELSGSFAVGCTDFMCSNNDSADSDVSKETSGIFVRFFYPTEKTAETQDEANHCRWVPRREYTTGMVNFMELPTWLLGRFFYWTVGSMRIPAVYNAPVLKPVASSPGRESLPCVVFSHGLGANRLVNSHFCCDLASRGCLVAAVEHRDQSASATFVLNVNNNDSEAKEEWIRYRKLKRTDDEFRLRNSQVHKRSDECIHAHNLLERIHEGNFPPNLFNDISILQQLKGRLDLSRVAIMGHSFGGATTVLSLAKDKRFRCGVALDVWMLPLGEDIYNYEVEQPLLFINTQAFHRWPENHEPQKTFINKKPDTRPIIAIRWTKHMDQCDIPAVLPPYILGITALSGKLSPSISFSLNCQAIWAHLSRHLDIGNPPQHLPIIDGGEGTPKLVIIGQDFTPATEDLKEMMAVGDFSQDELKGSL, from the exons ATGCCACCGTGGTTTTCATACTGGAGAGTTCAAAAGGCATTTCCTGAATTGTCAGGCTCGTTCGCTGTTGGTTGTACGGATTTTATGTGCTCCAATAATGACTCAGCTGATTCGGACGTGAGTAAAGAAACAAGTGGAATTTTCGTCCGTTTTTTTTACCCCACGGAAAAAACAGCTGAAACACAGGATGAAGCGAATCATTGCCGCTGGGTTCCGCGTCGTGAATATACAACAGGGATGGTGAATTTTATGGAACTGCCAACGTGGCTGCTTGGCCGTTTCTTTTATTGGACTGTCG GAAGTATGCGCATACCTGCAGTATATAATGCACCCGTTTTAAAACCTGTCGCTAGCTCACCAGGGAGAGAATCTCTTCCCTGTGTTGTGTTTTCTCACGGTCTGGGGGCAAATAGACTAGTTAACAGTCATTTCTGTTGCGATCTTGCCTCTCGTGGATGTCTAGTTGCTGCCGTTGAACACAG GGATCAATCAGCATCAGCGACATTTGTTTTAAATGTGAATAACAATGACAGTGAGGCAAAAGAAGAGTGGATCCGTTATCGAAAGTTAAAACGAACCGACGATGAATTCAGATTGAGAAATAGTCAG GTTCATAAAAGATCAGATGAGTGCATTCATGCTCACAACTTACTAGAAAGGATTCATGAAGGGAACTTTCCACCCAATTTGTTCAATGATATATCCATTCTACAACAGCTTAAG GGAAGGCTGGATCTCAGCAGAGTTGCAATCATGGGTCATTCATTTGGAGGTGCAACCACTGTTTTGTCTTTAGCAAAGGACAAACGATTTAG ATGTGGTGTCGCACTGGATGTGTGGATGTTGCCATTGGGGGAAGACATCTACAACTATGAAGTAGAGCAGCCATTGCTTTTTATCAACACACAAGCATTTCATCGCTGGCCAGAAAACCATGAGCCACAGAAAACATTTATCAATAAAAAGCCAG ATACAAGGCCCATCATAGCCATAAG GTGGACTAAACACATGGATCAATGCGACATCCCTGCTGTGTTGCCACCATACATTTTAGGCATCACAGCTCTCAGTGGCAAGCTTAGTCCCAGTATCTCATTCAGTCTAAATTGCCAAGCTATCTGGGCACATCTCTCAAGACATCTTG ATATTGGCAATCCTCCTCAGCATCTTCCAATAATTGACGGAGGGGAGGGTACACCAAAACTTGTTATCATTGGACAAGACTTCACCCCTGCCACGGAAGATCTCAAAG AAATGATGGCAGTTGGCGATTTTTCCCAGGATGAGCTGAAAGGCAGTTTATAA
- the LOC141860708 gene encoding androgen-induced gene 1 protein-like isoform X1, which yields MASSSSFGILLISHICGTMLFTYTLYQHLQIKAPVNRRYYGGKFKFLTFLNVLIQLVYFTTAIIGDVVTLIKGRDGWLTKLRDIVFASLAFPICMFVSATFWGIYLMDRDLIFPKGMEEIIPPWLNHLLHTWCAVAIIMEGAFVKHRYPRNHVGLGLLLSFCLAYLLWITWVSHVTGFWVYPFLHVMSFSARIASVALAGFAVGSFYFFGKRMTRFIFGAEEQEGNPMSKNSN from the exons ATGGCGTCGTCCTCGTCTTTTGGAATACTTCTTATCTCTCATATTTGTGGAACTATGCTGTTTACTTACACTCTTTATCAGCATTTACAAATTAAAGCTCCTGTAAATCGTCGTTATTATGGAGGGAAATTTAAGTTTTTGACCTTTCTGAACGTG CTTATCCAACTGGTATATTTTACAACAGCGATAATTGGGGATGTTGTGACACTTATAAAAGGCAGGGATGGCTGGTTGACTAAATTGCGTGACATAGTGTTTGCTTCATTAGCATTTCCAATTTGCATG tttGTATCAGCCACATTTTGGGGAATTTACCTGATGGACAGAGATCTAATTTTTCCAAAAGGAATGGAGGAAATAATTCCTCCATGGTTGAATCACCTCTTG CATACTTGGTGTGCTGTTGCTATTATCATGGAAGGCGCATTTGTCAAACACAGATATCCAAGAAATCATGTTGGCTTAGGACTTTTGCTGTCATTTTGTTTAGCTTATCTGTTGTG GATAACATGGGTCAGTCATGTGACTGGTTTCTGGGTTTATCCTTTTCTGCATGTGATGTCCTTTTCTGCCAGAATAGCTTCCGTTGCTTTAGCTGGCTTTGCTGTGGgctcattttatttctttggaaAAAGGATGACAAGATTTATATTTGGAG CTGAAGAACAAGAGGGGAACCCCATGAGCAAGAACTCAAATTGA
- the LOC141860708 gene encoding androgen-induced gene 1 protein-like isoform X2, with product MASSSSFGILLISHICGTMLFTYTLYQHLQIKAPVNRRYYGGKFKFLTFLNVLIQLVYFTTAIIGDVVTLIKGRDGWLTKLRDIVFASLAFPICMFVSATFWGIYLMDRDLIFPKGMEEIIPPWLNHLLHTWCAVAIIMEGAFVKHRYPRNHVGLGLLLSFCLAYLLWITWVSHVTGFWVYPFLHVMSFSARIASVALAGFAVGSFYFFGKRMTRFIFGGS from the exons ATGGCGTCGTCCTCGTCTTTTGGAATACTTCTTATCTCTCATATTTGTGGAACTATGCTGTTTACTTACACTCTTTATCAGCATTTACAAATTAAAGCTCCTGTAAATCGTCGTTATTATGGAGGGAAATTTAAGTTTTTGACCTTTCTGAACGTG CTTATCCAACTGGTATATTTTACAACAGCGATAATTGGGGATGTTGTGACACTTATAAAAGGCAGGGATGGCTGGTTGACTAAATTGCGTGACATAGTGTTTGCTTCATTAGCATTTCCAATTTGCATG tttGTATCAGCCACATTTTGGGGAATTTACCTGATGGACAGAGATCTAATTTTTCCAAAAGGAATGGAGGAAATAATTCCTCCATGGTTGAATCACCTCTTG CATACTTGGTGTGCTGTTGCTATTATCATGGAAGGCGCATTTGTCAAACACAGATATCCAAGAAATCATGTTGGCTTAGGACTTTTGCTGTCATTTTGTTTAGCTTATCTGTTGTG GATAACATGGGTCAGTCATGTGACTGGTTTCTGGGTTTATCCTTTTCTGCATGTGATGTCCTTTTCTGCCAGAATAGCTTCCGTTGCTTTAGCTGGCTTTGCTGTGGgctcattttatttctttggaaAAAGGATGACAAGATTTATATTTGGAGGCAG CTGA
- the LOC141860561 gene encoding androgen-induced gene 1 protein-like, whose amino-acid sequence MASSLSLAILLLSHICGTVLFAYTLYHHLQIKAPNHRVYGGKFKFLTFLNVLLQLVYFTIAIIGDVLTLIKGKDSWLIKLRDILFASLAFPICVFVTATFWGIYLVDRDLIFPKGMDKLIPPWLNHLLHTWCAVAIIMEGAFVKHRYPRNHVGLGLLLSFCLAYLLWITWVAHVSGYWVYPFLRVMSFSARIAFFVFAGFVMAFFYFLGKWKTRFIFGGEEQKENLERKNSKSGAKRKAMKAE is encoded by the exons ATGGCGTCGTCCTTGTCTTTAGCTATACTTCTTCTCTCTCATATTTGTGGGACTGTGCTGTTTGCTTACACTCTGTATCATCATTTACAAATAAAAGCTCCTAATCACCGTGTTTATGGAGgaaaatttaagtttttgaCGTTTCTAAACGTG ctACTCCAACTGGTATATTTTACAATAGCGATAATTGGTGATGTCTTGACACTTATAAAAGGCAAGGATAGCTGGTTGATTAAGTTGCGTGACATACTGTTTGCTTCATTAGCATTTCCAATTTGCGTG tttGTAACAGCCACATTTTGGGGAATTTACCTGGTGGACAGAGATCTAATTTTTCCAAAAGGAATGGATAAATTAATACCACCATGGTTGAATCACCTTTTG CATACTTGGTGTGCTGTTGCTATTATCATGGAAGGCGCATTTGTCAAACACAGATATCCAAGAAATCATGTTGGCTTAGGACTTTTGCTGTCATTTTGTTTAGCTTATCTGTTGTG GATAACATGGGTTGCTCATGTGTCTGGTTACTGGGTTTATCCTTTTCTGCGTGTGATGTCCTTTTCTGCGAGAATagctttctttgtctttgctgGCTTTGTGATGGCCTTCTTTTATTTCCTTGGAAAGTGGAAGACAAGATTTATTTTTGGAG gtgaGGAACAAAAGGAGAACCTCGAgaggaaaaactcaaaaagCGGAGCCAAGAGGAAAGCCATGAAAGCTGAATAA
- the LOC141860558 gene encoding platelet-activating factor acetylhydrolase 2, cytoplasmic-like isoform X1, whose amino-acid sequence MLRAKMPPWFSYWRVQKAFPELSGSFAVGCTDFMCSNNDSADSDVSKETSGIFVRFFYPTEKTAETQDEANHCRWVPRREYTTGMVNFMELPTWLLGRFFYWTVGSMRIPAVYNAPVLKPVASSPGRESLPCVVFSHGLGANRLVNSHFCCDLASRGCLVAAVEHRDQSASATFVLNVNNNDSEAKEEWIRYRKLKRTDDEFRLRNSQVHKRSDECIHAHNLLERIHEGNFPPNLFNDISILQQLKGRLDLSRVAIMGHSFGGATTVLSLAKDKRFRCGVALDVWMLPLGEDIYNYEVEQPLLFINTQAFHRWPENHEPQKTFINKKPDTRPIIAIRWTKHMDQCDIPAVLPPYILGITALSGKLSPSISFSLNCQAIWAHLSRHLDIGNPPQHLPIIDGGEGTPKLVIIGQDFTPATEDLKEMMAVGDFSQDELKGSL is encoded by the exons ATGCTAAGAGCCAAGATGCCACCGTGGTTTTCATACTGGAGAGTTCAAAAGGCATTTCCTGAATTGTCAGGCTCGTTCGCTGTTGGTTGTACGGATTTTATGTGCTCCAATAATGACTCAGCTGATTCGGACGTGAGTAAAGAAACAAGTGGAATTTTCGTCCGTTTTTTTTACCCCACGGAAAAAACAGCTGAAACACAGGATGAAGCGAATCATTGCCGCTGGGTTCCGCGTCGTGAATATACAACAGGGATGGTGAATTTTATGGAACTGCCAACGTGGCTGCTTGGCCGTTTCTTTTATTGGACTGTCG GAAGTATGCGCATACCTGCAGTATATAATGCACCCGTTTTAAAACCTGTCGCTAGCTCACCAGGGAGAGAATCTCTTCCCTGTGTTGTGTTTTCTCACGGTCTGGGGGCAAATAGACTAGTTAACAGTCATTTCTGTTGCGATCTTGCCTCTCGTGGATGTCTAGTTGCTGCCGTTGAACACAG GGATCAATCAGCATCAGCGACATTTGTTTTAAATGTGAATAACAATGACAGTGAGGCAAAAGAAGAGTGGATCCGTTATCGAAAGTTAAAACGAACCGACGATGAATTCAGATTGAGAAATAGTCAG GTTCATAAAAGATCAGATGAGTGCATTCATGCTCACAACTTACTAGAAAGGATTCATGAAGGGAACTTTCCACCCAATTTGTTCAATGATATATCCATTCTACAACAGCTTAAG GGAAGGCTGGATCTCAGCAGAGTTGCAATCATGGGTCATTCATTTGGAGGTGCAACCACTGTTTTGTCTTTAGCAAAGGACAAACGATTTAG ATGTGGTGTCGCACTGGATGTGTGGATGTTGCCATTGGGGGAAGACATCTACAACTATGAAGTAGAGCAGCCATTGCTTTTTATCAACACACAAGCATTTCATCGCTGGCCAGAAAACCATGAGCCACAGAAAACATTTATCAATAAAAAGCCAG ATACAAGGCCCATCATAGCCATAAG GTGGACTAAACACATGGATCAATGCGACATCCCTGCTGTGTTGCCACCATACATTTTAGGCATCACAGCTCTCAGTGGCAAGCTTAGTCCCAGTATCTCATTCAGTCTAAATTGCCAAGCTATCTGGGCACATCTCTCAAGACATCTTG ATATTGGCAATCCTCCTCAGCATCTTCCAATAATTGACGGAGGGGAGGGTACACCAAAACTTGTTATCATTGGACAAGACTTCACCCCTGCCACGGAAGATCTCAAAG AAATGATGGCAGTTGGCGATTTTTCCCAGGATGAGCTGAAAGGCAGTTTATAA
- the LOC141860560 gene encoding potassium channel subfamily K member 3-like — MEFNFATDTKRLICLAVLLGIYLLSGAAVFQVLENENEKLEVQQLNSVKRLFLQKHNMTSEDFDFLVEKVETAVRHRCGGDPDQWCTSRWTYYASLYFTWSVVTTVGYGHLAPSTFGGRVFCMIFALFGIPLNLMVLRHIGDRVNQAISYIHYFMERKILQRESDIVATKTLMWTLLVLILMLFVGALLYLQEEQWNFLEGVYFCFITFSTIGFGDLVPSGGQAPTDFEGIIMELLRAFVVLLGVSMFFSIITSVLTASEDLRVNFPSGKYLGASNNGSADTTDDMRTEDQTNVEDLDAKLTVDREEVEYDDESKWK, encoded by the exons ATGGAATTCAATTTTGCTACCGATACTAAACGGTTGATTTGCTTAGCGGTTCTTCTAGGAATTTATCTTTTGTCCGGCGCCGCTGTGTTTCAAGTCCTTGAAAATGAGAATGAGAAGCTCGAAGTACAACAATTGAATTCTGTGAAAAGGCTCTTTCTTCAAAAACACAACATGACGTCggaagattttgattttttagtGGAGAAAGTTGAGACAGCGGTTCGACATCGCTGCGGAGGAGATCCAGACCAATGGTGTACATCAAGATGGACATACTACGCTTCATTGTATTTTACATGGAGTGTGGTAACAACTGTAG GCTATGGCCACTTAGCACCCAGTACTTTTGGAGGTCGTGTGTTCTGCATGATTTTTGCCTTATTTGGAATTCCTCTGAACCTCATGGTTTTGCGTCATATCGGTGACAGAGTCAACCAGGCTATCAGCtatattcattattttatggaaagaaaaatattacaaagGGAATCTGATATCGTGGCGACTAAGACTCTTATGTGGACCCTGTTAGTTCTGATTTTAATGCTTTTCGTTGGAGCTTTACTTTACTTGCAAGAGGAACAATGGAACTTTCTGGAAGGAGTgtacttttgcttcatcaCATTTTCGACAATTGGATTTGGAGACCTGGTGCCGAGTGGTG gcCAAGCTCCAACTGACTTTGAGGGAATAATCATGGAACTTTTAAGAGCGTTTGTAGTGTTACTCGGGGTGTCTATGTTCTTTTCTATAATCACTTCTGTTTTAACTGCCTCCGAGGACCTTAGAGTTAATTTTCCATCAGGAAAATACCTCGGTGCCTCGAACAATGGTTCAGCGGACACTACAGATGACATGCGCACAGAGGATCAGACCAATGTTGAGGACTTAGATGCAAAATTAACTGTTGACCGTGAAGAGGTAGAATACGATGATGAGtcaaaatggaaataa
- the LOC141860556 gene encoding uncharacterized protein LOC141860556 encodes MKELITFDTKAANIYIRVFVFWKHTYWLPRVKNLERHPPEDEFCCPTTLNFSMYTICIFSAVVAGALSLLAIVLNGVALYIMYKDPLNCFRRKSITVLLAALAVNDFFTGSVVSLFYIWNNIACDPTGMRSRPATENFESIIDVLAHNNGILLITCLSAERLTAVALPFYYRATASSRKTLISIFCLIAYSFVFSLLQLSTIPRGIYLTLQLHLNMTFPLFAVLVLNFGVLHILRRNRRQSCSRNSNSTDKHSSVHRLDITFTAILIVLLLLISLAPYYIMTLIEFHCSHCVESTWFIPCRQISLLFRFIHCACNPFTYSFRISECRQSLKVLFCKWRNTAELSSSDSRAVSPTQSKIFLRKISLKCVKTGEILREFVESNVPDNLTLGIDNMTKMDQDVELGALDTETNKNEEKQLANSDNTMVQSSEFNHGSSKEAHNTCDTKL; translated from the coding sequence ATGAAAGAGCTTATCACATTCGACACAAAAGCAGCAAATATTTACATAAGAGTGTTCGTTTTTTGGAAACACACTTACTGGTTGCCACGCGTGAAAAATCTGGAAAGACACCCACCCGAGGACGAATTTTGCTGTCCAACAACTTTGAACTTCTCCATGTACACGATTTGTATATTCTCAGCCGTCGTGGCTGGTGCCTTGTCGCTGTTAGCAATAGTTTTGAATGGTGTTGCACTTTACATAATGTACAAGGACCCTCTGAACTGTTTTCGACGGAAGTCTATCACAGTTTTACTCGCTGCTTTGGCAGTCAACGATTTTTTTACGGGATCAGTGGTAAGCCTTTTTTATATCTGGAACAACATTGCATGTGATCCGACTGGCATGCGAAGCCGACCAGCGACAGAAAACTTCGAAAGCATTATTGACGTTTTGGCGCACAACAATGGTATTTTGCTAATCACATGTTTATCAGCGGAGAGACTCACCGCCGTGGCGTTACCGTTTTACTACCGTGCAACGGCCAGTAGTCGAAAAACGCTGATCAGCATCTTTTGCCTCATTGCATATTCCTTCGTGTTTTCTCTCCTTCAATTAAGTACTATTCCACGAGGAATTTACCTCACTCTCCAACTGCACCTCAACATGACTTTTCCGCTGTTCGCGGTATTGGTTCTTAATTTTGGGGTCCTGCACATTTTACGGCGCAATCGCAGGCAATCTTGTTCGAGGAATTCAAACTCAACGGATAAACATTCTTCTGTGCACCGATTAGACATCACATTCACAGCCATACTTATTGTCCTTCTTTTGCTAATATCACTAGCTCCATATTATATAATGACGTTAATTGAGTTTCACTGTTCGCATTGTGTTGAAAGTACATGGTTTATACCCTGCCGtcaaatttctcttctttttcgttttataCATTGTGCGTGCAATCCTTTTACTTATTCTTTCCGAATTAGTGAATGTCGCCAGTCTCTTAAAGTTCTATTTTGCAAATGGAGAAATACAGCAGAGCTTTCTTCGTCAGATTCTCGCGCTGTCAGTCCTACACAAAGCAAGATCTTTCTTCGTAAGATTTCTTTAAAGTGTGTTAAAACAGGTGAAATTCTGCGCGAATTTGTTGAAAGCAACGTTCCCGATAATTTGACTTTGGGAATTGACAACATGACCAAAATGGATCAGGATGTTGAACTTGGTGCTTTGGACACAGAAACTAACAAAAACGAAGAGAAACAATTGGCCAACTCAGATAATACAATGGTGCAGAGCTCTGAGTTTAATCATGGTTCTTCTAAGGAAGCTCACAACACTTGCGACACGAAGTTGTAA